CCGGTGATCATGTCGGTGCCGGCCGGCCCCGAGGTGCCGATGCAGACGCCGATATTGCCGGCCTTGGCCCGGGTATAGCCCTCCGCCATGTGGGAGGCGCCCTCGACATGGCGCGCGAGGATGTGGCGGATCGAGCCGCGCTTCTTCAGCGCCGAATAAAGCGGATTGATCGCGGCTCCGGGAACGCCGAAGGCAGTCGAGATGCCTTCCTTCTCCAGGATGCGCACGGCTGCATCGATAGCTCGCATCTTCGCCATATCGGACCTCGCTTGGTTTAAGTCAGCGAGCGAGATCATCAGGTGCGCAGGATGCGATCTCAACGAGATCGATTTTATTTTCCACGATGCGGCAGCCGCGGAAAAATCGAGGTGATCTCAAGCAGTTAGATTGATAAATGCGTGAAAGCCGCTCACTCGAACAACGGCGCGAGCTCCATTTGTGGCACCAACACCAGCCCCTTGTCGGTGATGCGAATTTCCGGAATGACCGATAGCGGAATCAGATTGAAGCCCATGTAGGGGATGGTGCAGCCGGCCTCGGCCCACTCCTGCTTCAGCACCTTGACCTCTTCGGCCACTTCGGTGACGCGCTTGTCCGACAAGAGCCCTGCGATCGGCAGCGGGACGAACGCCCTCACCTTGCCGTCGGCGACGACGCAGACGCCGCCTTGCTGCGTCTTGATGGCCGCAATCGCCACCTGCATGTCGTCCTCGTTAGTGCCCGCGACGATGATGTTGTGGCTGTCGTGGCCGACGCTGGAGGCGACCGCGCCGCGCTTCAGGCCAAAATCCTTCAAAAGGCCATAAGCGACGTTGCCGGCCGATTTGCCGTGGCGCTCAACGACGGTGACGAAGCACAGACCGTAACGCGCAAACAGCGATGGCCAGTCCTTGGCCGGCTCGATCGCGACCTTCTCGTGGATCAGCGTGATGCCGGGCAGCGCTGTCTTGATCGCGTTGACGGTACAGGCCTTTGCCGGAAGCTCCGGCGTCAGCTTGAGCTTCTCCGGCAGTTTTACCGTGACATAGGCCGCGTCAGGATATTGATAGCGCAGCGACAGCGCCTGATCGAGCCTCGGCGTGATCTTGCGGTTCTCGACGACCAACTCGCCGCCATACCAGGTCGATTGCGGCTTGAGCTGATCGTCCATCAGCACGAGATCAGCGCGGCGGCCGCCGCCGAGGCCACCGATATCGCCTTCCATGCCGAACCGCGTGGCACCGTGCAACGAACCCATCGACCAGGCCTGCTCCGGCGACATCCCCGCCTTGACCGCTTCGCGCACCACCCAGTCGAGGCCGAACAGCAGCAAATCATCGGCATCGCGATCGTCCGTGCACACCGCCGTGCGTTTGTGCGAAGCGCCAAGCTCGGTGATCGTCCGGATCGCCTGCGGCAGCGAATGCCACGGCGTGGTCGGTGGGCCGCCCCGCAAGAACACCCAGACGCCGGCGTCCAGCAGATCGTCGGCGATGTCGCGGTCGATCGCCTCATGGGTGTCGGTGACGCCGCTCGCCGCATAGGCTGCGACGAATTCGCGGCCATAGACATGCCCGGACACCGGGCGCCCGCGTTTCAAGGCCGCAGCGAGAATGGCATGGCTGCGCTCGTCGCCCATCGTGACAGGCACAAAGTCCATCTTCTCGCCGAGCCCGACGGCTTCGGGCCAGCGGTCGAACAGGCCGGCGATCTTGTCGGGCGTGAGATCGCCGCCGGCAGTCTCAAGCTCGGCCGAAGTCGCCGGCACAGTGCTCGGAACCGTCAGAAAGATCGACAGCGGCGCCTCGCGCGCGTCCTCCAGCATCGCCTCGACGCCGGCGACATCCATGACGTTGCCGATCTCGTGGCTGTCGCAGAAGATCGTGGTGGTGCCGTTCAGCAGCGCAGCCTCGGCGTAGGCGCATGCCGTCACCATCGAGGATTCGATGTGGATGTGCGGATCAACCAGCCCCGGCGCGATGATGCCGCCGGCGGCGTCATATACCGGCACATCGTTCCATGCCTTCTTCGCCGTGCCGGCCGGCTTCACCGCTGCAATGCGGCCGCCAGTGATCCAGACCTCCCGCCCCGGGTGGATTCGCTCCGAATAGGTCGAGAGCACCCGCGCACCCGATATGACGAGGTCGGGCGCGACGCGCGCGGAGGCGACATCGGCGAGCCGGCGCGTCATCGCATCCAGCGGCGCGACGGCAAAACGGGTGAGTTTGGACATCAGGACCCTCGCATAGCCTTACGGTCCAGCGATGGTTACGCCCCGCGCCGAACCGGGCAAGCTCAAATATAAAGGCACGCCCTGCTTACGCCTTAGGCGTCGAACCGCCTGCGGCCCCCGACCTGGCAGGCCTGCGCCGGTTCCGCGTTTTCGGCGGCGGTGCGGCAGCGGGCTTGACCCGAATCCGCATCGAGCGGCCCTTCGGCTCATCGATCTCGAACGAATTCGTCTTTCGCACGAGGTCACTCAGCTTGCGGAAGCCAAAGGTCCTCGGATCGAAATCGGAAGCCAGATTGGCGAGCTGCCGGCCGACTTCTCCGAGCGTGACCCAGCCGTCCTCGCTCTCCATCTGGGTGATGACCTTCTTGATGATGGGGGTCGCGGCATCGTGCGGCTGAAGCGATGTTGATCGTAACGCGGCGTCCTGGGTGTTCGCCGGGGCTGCAAGCAGGTTCTCCGTGTAAACGAACCGTCGGCAGGCCTGACGGAAGCTTTCCGGTGTCTTGTGTTCGCCGAAGCCAAAAACATCGACGCCCTGTTCCCGGATGCGGGCGGCGAGCCTGGTGAAGTCGCTATCGGACGACACCAGGCAGAAGCCATCGAACCGGCCGCTGTGAAGCAGATCCATTGCGTCGATGACGAGCGTTATGTCCGACGCATTCTTTCCCGTCGTATAGGCGAATTGCTGCTGCGGGATGATGGCGTGTTTCGACAGGATATCGGCCCAGGCCCTGGATCGCGCATTGGAGAAATCCCCGTAGATGCGGCGAACACTGGCTTCGCCGATCTTGGCAATCTCCTCGAACAGACCATCGGCGATCTTCGCGGAGGCATTGTCGGCATCGATCAGAACGGCGAGACGGGGCGAACGGAGCTCAGACGGCATGACATTCCCCAAAAAGGACGCGACAACGGTGAATGGATATACCGATGTCGAGGCTCTTGCCGCCAGAGCTGATTTCCTTTTTGGGCGCGATGGAGCGCAAACCTGGCTCAGCCCGGGTTCACGCCCCCAAGCGCAGCTGTCAACTCCGCAGCGACCTCGCGTACCACGCGGCCGATCTCCGGCAAGCGGGCATCGGTGACGCGGCTGGTCAGGCCCGAGACGGAGATCGCGGCCAGCGGCTCGGCAAGCGCGTTATAGACGACGGCAGCGACGCAGCGCAGGCCCGCCTCGGCCTCTTCGTCGTCCACCGCAAAACCCTGCTTTCGGATCGTCGCGAGTTCCTTGAACAGGTCGCTCGGCCGCACGATGGATTTTTCCGTCAGCCTAGGCATGCCGTGATGGCGGATGACGGCGCCGACATCCTCGTCGGAATAGGTCGCAAGCACGGCCTTGCCGACGCCTGAGGTTACCATGGCGACGCGGCCGCCGACCTTGGTCAGCGAGCGCATGATCTCGCGGCTCTCCATGCGGGTCAGCACGATGATGAATTCGTCGTCGACGACCGCAAGATTGGCGGTCTCGCGCGTGAGATCGCGCAGCTTGCGCAAATAAGGAATCGCCTGCGCCGTGAAATTGCGCCGCCGCGCAAAGCTGGCGCCCACCGTAAAACTGCGCACGCCAACATGCCATTTGGATTCGGCGCGGTCGAACTGCACGAAGCGGCGGCTTTCCAGCGTCGCCAGCAGGCGGTGCACGGTCGAGGCCGACAGGCCGGTGCGGACGGCGAGATCGCTGAGGCGATAGCCCTTGTCGTCCTCGGCCAGCGTCTCGATGATCGACAGCGCGCGGTCGACCGACTGCACGCCGCCGTCACGATCGGCCTCCGATGCCGATCGTGCTTCGAGCGATTTACGCCTGATCACGTTCTTGCCCATCGCGACCTGCCGCTTTGGCTGGCGTCATCCCGGGGCGCGCGTGAGCGCGAACTTTGGTGCGCAATTGCGCACCGGAGAATCTCGAGATCCCGGGTTCGACGCTTCGCGCCGCCCCGGGATGACAGGAGAGTTTACGCTCAGAGCAGGCCCGCGCCGCGCGCCCACTTGTACTTGGCGCCGAGCACCTCGACCGGCAGCTCGGTCGAATAGGCATAGGCCGGGATGCCGTTCTGGTAGAGATATTCGGCGGCTTCCTCGACCTCGACGTCGCCGGCGAGCGAGGCCACGATCGGCTTCACGAAGCCCTTGGCCTCCATCTCCTTCTTCACCTCGACCATGTTGCGGGCGAACACCATCGGCGGCGTGACGATGGTGTGCCAGTAGCCGAGGATCAGCGAGTGGATGCGCTCGTCCGTCAAACCGAGCTTCACCGTGTTGACGTAGGTGATCGGCGGCTCGCCGCCAGTGATATCCACAGGATTTCCGGCCGCGCCGAACGGCGGGATGAACTTGCGGAAGGCCGCATCCAGATCCGGCGGCATCGACATCAGCGACAGGCCGTTGTCGACGCAGGAGTCCGACAGCAGCACGCCCGAGCCACCCGCACCGGTGATGATCAGCACGTTCTCACCCTTCGGCGTCGGCAGCACCGGCACGCCGCGGGCGAATTCCAGCAGCTGACGCAAGCTGCGGGCGCGGATCACGCCGGACTGCGCCAGCACGTCCTCGTAGATCTTGTCGTTACCAGCGAGCGCGCCGGTGTGCGACGAAGCCGCCTTCGCGCCGGCCGAGGTGCGGCCGGCCTTGAGCACGATCACCGGCTTCTTCTTGGAGACGCGCTTGGCGGCTTCGGCAAAAGCGCGACCGTCCTTGAGGTCTTCGCAGTGCTGCGCGATCAGGTTCGTGTTCGGATCCTGCTCGAAGAAGGCAAGCAGATCGTCTTCGTCGATGTCGGACTTGTTGCCGAGGCCGACGATCGCCGACACACCCATTTTCGCCGAGCGCGAAAAACCGATGATGGCCATGCCGATACCGCCCGACTGCGACGACAGAGCCGCGTGGCCCTTGACGTCATAGGCGGTGCAGAAGGTCGCGCAGAGATTGGCGGGCGTATAATAGAAGCCGTAGATGTTCGGCCCCATCAGGCGGATGTCATACTTCTTGCCGACTTCGACGATCTCGGCCTGCAGCTCCGGCGCGCCGGCTTCGGCGAAGCCAGACGGGATCAGCACCGCGCCCGGGATCTTCTTCTCGCCGCATTCGGTGAGTGCCGCGGCCACAAACTTCGCGGGGATCGCAAACACCGCGGTGTCGATGACGCCCGGCACGTCCTTGACGCTCTTGTACGCCTTGTAGCCGAGGATCTCGGGGGCCTTGGGATGGATCGGGTAGATCTCGCCTTTGTAGCCGCCATTGATGAGGTTCTTCATCACGGAGTTGCCGATCTTGCCATCCTCCGCGGAGGCGCCGACCACGGCGACCGCCTTCGGCTGCATGATGCGGCTCATTGCCGCGACGATCTCGTCGGTCGGGCGCGGCTTCGGCTTGGGCTTGTAGGCGAAGTCGACGACGACGCGCACGTCGGCTGCAATGGCGTCCTTTGCGGTGGCGAAGACAGGATTGAGGTCGAGCTCGACCATCTCAGGGAAATCAGTGACGAGCTGCGAGACCTTGACGATGACGTCGGCGAGCGCCGTGCGGTTCACCGGCTCGCCGCCGCGAACGCCCTTCAGAATCTCGTGCGCCTGGATGCCGTCGAGCATCGAGAGCGCGTCTTCCCTGGTCGCGGGCGCGAGGCGGAAGGTGATGTCCTTCAGCACTTCGACAAGCACGCCGCCGAGGCCGAAAGCGACCAGCTTGCCAAACGAGCCGTCGGTGATCGAGCCGACGATGACTTCGGTGCCGCCGGCCAGCATCTGCTGCACCTGGATGCCCTCGATCTTGGCATCGGCCTTGTACTTCTTGGCGTTGCCGAGAATGGTCTCGTAGGCCTTCTCGGCATCCTGTGCCGTCTTGACGCCGACGATGACGCCGCCGGCCTCGGTCTTGTGGAGAATGTCCGGCGAGACGATTTTCATCACCACCGGAAAGCCCATCGCGGACGCCATCTTGCCGGCCTCGCCGGCCGACTTCGCCACGCCCTCTTTCGGCACCGGAATGCCGTAGGCGTCGCAGACCACCTTGCCTTCCGGGGCGGTCAGGCTGGTGCGGTTGTCGGCCTTGACCTGGTCAAGGACCTTGCGGACGACGTCTTTGGAATTGGACATAGGCTTCTCCCTTGACCTTCAGTTCTTGCTTTGCAAAGCGCGCGTGATGCGCCTGCCCGTGATACTTGCCATCGCTGCGCTTTGTTCCGCGCTGCGGAACGGAGCGGCGAAATGCCCTTGATTACTCCGTCAGCTTGGATCAAAAATGGCTAGCGATGGCATTTGGTATGCCAGAAGCCAACTTGTCAAGTCAGAGCGCCACTTAGAACGCCGCAAAAAATAGCCAGCTTGACATTCTGGCATGTGGTATGCCAAAAACTTTCCAGCAATATTCCTGTAAAAGACGACTCCCACTGGAGGAGAATCGTCGTGTCACTGCGGAAACCAACCAAGGCGTTGCCGAACATGGCCGAGGCAGACATCGCAATCGTTCGTATTGCCCCGGAGAGCAGCTTCAAGAACAAGGCGTATGACGCCTTGAAGGAAGCCATCCTCAAGATGGACATCTACTCGACGCCCGAGCCGGTGATGCTCGACGAGCGCGCGTTGTCGGAACGCCTGGGTGTCAGCCGCACGCCGATCCGCGAAGCGATCGCGATGCTCGAGCAGGACGGTTTCGTGAAGACCGTGCCGCGCCGTGGCATCATGGTGGTGCGCCGGACCAAGAGCGAGATCGTCGACATGATCCGCGCCTGGGCGGCGCTGGAGAGCATGGCGGCGCGCCTCATCACCACCACCGCGCGCAAGAAAGACATCTCGGCGCTGCGCGACTTCTTCAAGGATTTCGGCAAGGACCGCCTGCCCGAGGATCACGTCGAAGAATACTCGCGCGCCAACATCGCCTTCCACCAGGCGCTGATCTCGTTGTCGGAATCGCCGGTGCTGGTCGATCTCACCAACGATCTTCTGTTGCACGTGCGCGGCTATCGCCAGCTGACGATCGGACGCAAGGACCGCACCGCGACGTCGCTGCCCGAGCATCTCGGCATGATCGAAGCGCTCGAGGCACGCGACACCGAGCTCGCCGAGAAGCGCGCCCGCGACCACACCCTTGGCCTTGCCGCTTACGTCGAAGCGCACGGCCAGGAACTCTTCACCTAGCAACCTTCACCAGAAGGGCGAAGCACTCGCCCCCCAAAGCCTAAACGGCATCTTGAGACCAGGGAGACAAGGCCCATGCTGAACACCGCGACCAAGTCCGAAGCACCGGGCACCGAGCAGGAACTGACGGATGGCTTCCATCTCGTCATCGACGCGCTCAAGCTGAACGGCATCAACACCATCTATAATGTGCCGGGCATCCCGATCACGGATTTGGGCCGCATGGCGCAGGCCGAAGGCATTCGCGTGATCTCCTTCCGCCACGAGCAGAACGCCGGTTACGCCGCAGGCATCGCCGGCTATCTGACCAAGAAGCCCGGCGTCTGCCTCACGGTGTCCGCGCCCGGCTTCCTCAACGGCCTCACTGCGCTCGCGCACGCCACCACCAACTGCTACCCGATGATCCTGGTCTCGGGCTCCTCCGAGCGCGAGATCGTCGATCTCCAGCAGGGCGACTACGAAGAGATGGACCAGCTTGCGATCGCCAAGCCGCTGTGCAAGGCGGCCTATCGCGTGCTGCACGCCCAGGACATCGGCATCGGCTTCGCCCGCGCCATCCGCGCCGCAGTCTCGGGCCGTCCGGGCGGCGTCTATCTCGACCTGCCGGCAAAGCTGTTCGGCCAGGTGATGAACGCCGAGGCCGGCCAGAAGTCGCTGGTCAAGGTGATCGACGCAGCTCCGGCGCAGATCCCCTCGCCCGCTTCGGTCAAGCGCGCGCTCGACGTGCTCAAGGCCGCAAAGCGTCCGCTCATCATCCTCGGCAAGGGCGCGGCCTATGCACAGGCCGATGAAGAGATCAAAAACTTCGTCGAAAAGAGCGGCGTGCCGTTCCTGCCGATGAGCATGGCCAAGGGCCTGCTCCCCGACACGCATCCGCAGTGCGCCGGTGCGGCGCGTTCGACGGTGCTGAAGGATTCCGACGTCGTCATGCTGATCGGCGCGCGGCTGAACTGGCTGCTCTCGCACGGCAAGGGCAAGAGCTGGGGCGAATCCCCGAAGAAGTTCATCCAGGTCGACATCGAGCCAAGGGAAATGGACTCCAACGTCGAGATCGTCGCGCCCGTCGTCGGCGACATCGGCTCGGTCGTCTCCGCCTTCAATCAGGCGATGGGAGCGGGCTGGACTGCTCCGCCGGCGGAATGGACCAAGGCCATCGTGTCCAAGCGCGATGAGAACGTCGCCAAGATGGCGCCGAAGCTCATGAACAACAAGTCGCCGATGGATTATCACGGCGCGCTTGGCGTGCTGAAGAACGTCATCAAGGATCACCCCGAGGCGATCCTCGTCAATGAAGGCGCCAACACCCTCGACCTCGCCCGCGGCGTCATCGACATGTACCGCCCACGCAAGCGTCTCGACGTCGGCACCTGGGGCGTGATGGGCATCGGCATGGGCCAGGCGATTGCGGCTGCGCTCGAGACCGGTCACCCCGTGCTCGCGGTGGAAGGCGACAGCGCGTTCGGCTTCTCCGGCATGGAGGTCGAGACCATCTGCCGCTACAACCTTCCGATCTGCGTCGTCATCTTCAACAATGACGGCATCTATCGCGGCACCGACGTCAACAGCGTCAACGCCGACCCGGCGACGACGGTGTTCGTCAAGGGCGCGCGCTACGACAAGATGATGGAAGCCTTCGGCGGCGTCGGCGTGAACGCCACCTCGCCCGACGAGCTCAAGCGCGCCGTCAACGAGGCGATGGCTTCACGCAAGCCGACGCTCATCAACGCGGTGATCGATCCGGCCGCGGGCTCGGAGAGCGGCCGCATCGGCAACCTCAATCCGCAGAGCGTTCTGCAGAAGAAAAAGTAAGTCCTCCCCTTCAACCCTTTATTCCCTGTGGTAGCAGGGGCAGACACAGAGTACGGAGCAACACAATGACCAAGGCGCTCGAGGGCGTTCGCATTCTCGATTTCACCCACGTCCAGTCCGGACCGACCTGCACGCAGCTGCTCGCATGGTTCGGCGCCGACGTGATCAAGGTGGAACGCCCGGGCGTGGGTGACATCACCCGCGGCCAGCTGCAGGACATCCCGAACGTGGACAGCCTGTATTTCACCATGCTGAACCACAACAAGCGCTCGATCACGCTCGACACCAAGAACCCCAAGGGCAAGGAAGTCCTCACCGAGTTGATCAAGAAGTGCGACGTGCTGGTCGAGAACTTCGGCCCCGGCGTGCTCGACCGCATGGGCTTTCCCTGGGAGAAGATCCAGGCGATCAACCCGAAGATGATCGTCGCCTCGATCAAGGGTTTTGGTCCCGGACCGTATGAAGACTGCAAGGTTTATGAGAACGTCGCGCAGTGCACCGGCGGCGCCGCTTCCACCACCGGCTTCCGTGATGGACTTCCGCTCGTCACCGGCGCGCAGATCGGCGACAGCGGCACCGGCCTGCATCTCGCGCTCGGCATCGTCACCGCGCTCTATCACCGCACCCATTCGGGCAAGGGCCAGCGCGTCACCGCTGCGATGCAGGACGGCGTGCTCAACCTTGCGCGCGTCAAGCTGCGCGACCAGCAGCGCCTCGCCCACGGCCCCTTGAAGGAATACAGCCAGTTCGGCGAAGGCATTCCGTTCGGCGATGCGGTGCCGCGTGCCGGCAACGATTCCGGCGGTGGCCAGCCCGGCCGCATCCTGAAGTGCAAGGGTTTTGAGACCGATCCCAACGCCTACATCTACTTCATCACCCAGGCCCCGGTCTGGGAGAAGATCTGCGACGTGATCGGCGAGCCCACCTGGAAGACCGATCCGAACTACGCCAAACCGGCGGCCCGCCTGCCGCGGCTGAACGAGATCTTCGCCCGCATCGAGCGGTGGACGATGACGAAGACCAAGTTCGAGGCGATGGAAATCCTCAACAAGGACGACATCCCCTGCGGCCCGATCCTGTCGATGAAGGAGATCGCGGAAGACCAGTCGCTGCGCGCCACCGGCACGGTGGTCGAGGTCGATCACCCCACCCGCGGCAAGTACATTTCAGTCGGCAACCCGATCAAGCTGTCGGACTCCCCGAGCGACGTGGAGCGCTCCCCGCTGCTCGGCGAGCACACCGACGAGATCCTGCGCTCGGTGCTCGGCTTCAGCGATCACCAGGTCGCCGAGATCCACAAGTCCGGCGCGCTCGACCCGCCGCAGAAGCAGGCCGCTGAATAAGCGAAAGCACAACGCGTGAGACGAAAGGGCCGCCCATCGAGGCGGCCCTTTTTGCGTTAGAGAGGCCGTGCGGTCGCAGACCAAAACCAAAACTGAAAAACAACCCCATGCACAGTAGCCAACCCCTTGGCCAACAAGCAATTTCGTATTTTTAGAAAAATATTTGACACGTCGGGCAAAACAGGGGCAAAGTCTGATCATCCGAGATGGTGTTGCCCCCTCGCCCTCACGCGATGGTGCCGAATTAACTAGACCCGGCAGGAACAGACAGAATAGCGCCAAGTTGTTCCCGCACCGGTGGGTCTGCGCAATCGCGCACCGCCGACGACAGGGTCGATCACCACCGACCGTGAGCGGGAAACGCCTGATCCGGCGCCTTTCGAGATCGCACCCGTCCAGCCAGCCACATCGAGGTCAAAAATGATGAAAGATCCCCCCGCGTCCAGGGCCCTGCGCGACGCCAACAGGGCATTCAAGCCGGTCGAAATCAAGAAGGAGATAAGCGACTACGCGAAGACGCAACAATCCCTTCACGAAAATCGCGAGCGCCTGAAGGCAGAGCGACTGGCCCGAGAGGCCAGAGAGCGAACTCACCGCGAATGAGGCAATGCTGATGCCGCATTATTATTTCGACATCAGGGACGGACAAGCACTCCCCGTCGATGAAGAGGGCCGGACCCTGGCGAACCAGAGAGCCTCTAAAGCATCGACAGTACGACGATCCCGTCCTCAAGCTCCCCTGATGCCAGACGCTCCCGCGCAATGCGCTCGAACTCGGTCCGGTACTTCTGGAGATAGCTGAAAGCCTGTTTCTGGGTCTGAAAATTGGTCGCAAGCCGGCACATCTGTCGGCCGGCGCCGAGCGCGAGAAAAAAGGTGATTGTGCCGCCGCCGTCCGGCTTAACTCTCGGCACGATCCGCACTCTCAGGCATGTGACCGGCCCCTCTCCAGATTTTCGTCGGCAGCGTCGAAGTCGCCTATTGCGGCAGCTTCCTCGCGCGCTTCTTCGGCGCGGGGGCCGGCAGCGCCGCGCGAAGCGTGGCGTCAGCCGCTTCCTTGGCCTCGCGCAGCTCGCGAAGTCTCACCATGTTCTTGCGAATGTCGATGGACTGCTTTTCGGCATCCGCCATCGCCCGCGCGCCTTCTTCAGCGGCGAGGCGCTGACGGCCCAAACGCGCGATGCCTTCGGGTGTCGGTTCTGCCGATTTCTTGGCGCTCATCCCTCACCCTGTTCTGGAACGGACAAAACCCGCTCAATCCAGGGATCGAGCGGGTCGCATGGCCGTTTCAGTACATCCGTGAAACGGCACTATAGAGGTCAAGCCAGCGAGAGATTCTCAGCGCTGACCTTGCCCCGCATCTTGTCGGTCTTGGCCTCGAAGTTCACCTTCTGGCCCTCGGCGAGACCTGCAAGACCTGCCCGCTCGACCGCGCTGATGTGAACGAACACATCGTTGCCGCCGTCGTCGGGCTGAATGAATCCAAAGCCTTTCTGGCCATTAAACCACTTTACTGTACCTGTTGCCATTTCTCTTCTCCAAAGCGCACAAACGCGCATTCCGCGTGACGCTCACGCAGGACCGATTCAATTCGTCGATGTCTATGGAAAAGGAGCCCGCGGGCACATTCAACAAGGCACAGCGGCTGAACGAACAGCTCCAAGGTATACCTCACCATCGACATTAGCAAGGCTTCAGCCGGATTTAATGGCGCCCGGGGCATCCTCGGAACCTTCGCGGGTTTGAGGACTCAACCCTTGAGGTCGGCCAGCGCAAGGCGGACGAGCCTTCGCGAGCCTCTGTTGTCGCGTCACATCGACAAACGCACCCGCGCGACGATGCGAAGCGCTCTGCGCAAGGAACTGCTGCAGCAGCGCCAGCGTCATCAGGAGTTCCCGGCAATCAGCGTATCCTTCTGGACATACATCGCGCAGATTCATGCTAGGGTCCGTCATCACCGGCCGGCTCGTGGCATCTACCGGTGATGAGAACGCCGATTGCGCTCCCGCCCATTCCAGGAAGGGAGCGGCCTCATGGAACGGCGTCACATTGGCAAGCCAACCCAAACTCTCAGGCAGCGGCTGACCGACGACATCGGACACCTGCGGGAGGAGGCCCGCACACTTCCTCCCAGTCAGCGCCGCGAGAATTTGCTGCGCAGGGCACAGCAGGACGAGACGGCCATCCAGATCGACGCATGGCTCAGCTCTCCGGGTCTGAGGGCGCCGACATGACGCTGCAGTATCGCGCTTATCTCGTCGGAGCGAACGGCGTGTTCCAATCGGCCGA
This portion of the Bradyrhizobium diazoefficiens genome encodes:
- the frc gene encoding formyl-CoA transferase, translated to MTKALEGVRILDFTHVQSGPTCTQLLAWFGADVIKVERPGVGDITRGQLQDIPNVDSLYFTMLNHNKRSITLDTKNPKGKEVLTELIKKCDVLVENFGPGVLDRMGFPWEKIQAINPKMIVASIKGFGPGPYEDCKVYENVAQCTGGAASTTGFRDGLPLVTGAQIGDSGTGLHLALGIVTALYHRTHSGKGQRVTAAMQDGVLNLARVKLRDQQRLAHGPLKEYSQFGEGIPFGDAVPRAGNDSGGGQPGRILKCKGFETDPNAYIYFITQAPVWEKICDVIGEPTWKTDPNYAKPAARLPRLNEIFARIERWTMTKTKFEAMEILNKDDIPCGPILSMKEIAEDQSLRATGTVVEVDHPTRGKYISVGNPIKLSDSPSDVERSPLLGEHTDEILRSVLGFSDHQVAEIHKSGALDPPQKQAAE
- a CDS encoding transcriptional regulator, which encodes MSAKKSAEPTPEGIARLGRQRLAAEEGARAMADAEKQSIDIRKNMVRLRELREAKEAADATLRAALPAPAPKKRARKLPQ
- a CDS encoding cold-shock protein encodes the protein MATGTVKWFNGQKGFGFIQPDDGGNDVFVHISAVERAGLAGLAEGQKVNFEAKTDKMRGKVSAENLSLA